One region of Intestinimonas massiliensis (ex Afouda et al. 2020) genomic DNA includes:
- a CDS encoding stalk domain-containing protein codes for MKHFRAPIVGLLLTGVLLGAAGAATVQHITADLRPDITVQVDGEKQTLLDKNGDVVYPITYDGTTYLPIRALGNAMDLEVEWNSKTQTVSLYTKTDTKPEDLTLEKLTERTEEAEDTVAELKAASTYAGRKDQYDLHSETIDNIRDDLHTYAQRVNAQHMDGKLETDEFNVLTTRIDKLDNRLKDALDLLRSKTIGDETGKLTVEETHARAIDELTERVKAVEAEIKDLKPAETDSGRLKQYKDMAVDLSLLSKDISAEYKSLNAHLRDESLTNRQYNALNGRINALDVRMKDAWDDLADKTVDYDGKDDDTSKPEGSGAYDSYVKQIEALDAKADQRQKDVENYKPAKGEHNNKQAWRAIERKLDALDDEIDALEDAIERDYKAGKLTGSEYRDLNKQLDKVDDRVDDLDDWYDDDWDDDDHHDHDDDDDDDWDD; via the coding sequence ATGAAGCATTTTCGCGCTCCCATCGTAGGTCTGCTGCTGACCGGCGTTCTGCTGGGCGCGGCGGGCGCCGCCACCGTCCAGCATATCACCGCCGACCTGCGTCCCGACATCACCGTCCAGGTGGACGGAGAGAAGCAGACCCTGCTGGACAAAAACGGCGACGTCGTCTACCCCATCACCTACGACGGCACCACCTATCTTCCCATCCGGGCCCTGGGCAACGCCATGGACCTGGAGGTGGAGTGGAACAGCAAGACTCAGACCGTCAGCCTCTACACCAAGACCGACACCAAGCCGGAGGACCTGACCCTGGAGAAACTCACCGAGCGCACGGAAGAGGCCGAGGACACCGTGGCCGAATTGAAGGCCGCCTCCACCTACGCCGGACGGAAGGACCAGTACGATCTGCACAGCGAGACCATCGACAACATCCGGGACGACCTGCACACCTACGCCCAACGGGTCAACGCCCAGCACATGGACGGCAAGCTGGAGACCGACGAATTCAACGTTCTGACCACCCGCATTGACAAGCTGGATAACCGGCTGAAGGACGCCCTGGATCTGCTGCGCAGCAAGACCATCGGCGACGAGACCGGCAAGCTGACCGTGGAGGAGACCCACGCCAGGGCCATCGACGAGCTGACCGAGCGGGTGAAGGCTGTAGAGGCCGAGATCAAGGATCTGAAGCCCGCCGAAACCGACAGCGGCCGGCTGAAGCAGTACAAGGATATGGCGGTGGATCTGAGCCTGCTGTCCAAGGACATCAGCGCCGAGTATAAGAGCCTGAACGCCCACCTGCGGGATGAGAGCCTGACCAACCGGCAGTACAACGCCCTCAACGGCCGTATCAACGCGCTGGACGTCCGGATGAAGGATGCCTGGGACGACCTGGCCGACAAGACCGTGGACTACGACGGTAAGGATGACGATACCTCCAAGCCGGAGGGCTCCGGCGCCTACGACAGCTATGTGAAGCAGATCGAGGCCCTGGACGCCAAGGCGGACCAGCGCCAGAAGGACGTGGAGAACTACAAGCCCGCCAAGGGAGAGCACAACAACAAGCAGGCATGGAGGGCCATCGAGCGGAAGCTAGACGCTCTGGACGACGAGATCGACGCCCTGGAGGATGCCATTGAACGGGACTATAAGGCCGGCAAGCTGACCGGCAGCGAGTACCGGGACCTGAACAAGCAGCTCGACAAGGTGGACGACCGGGTGGATGATCTGGACGACTGGTATGATGA
- a CDS encoding 4Fe-4S dicluster domain-containing protein, producing MRGVETRIQEIRHRIFREVARMAYHTEWPVDKRIEALPYKIIPGEVGNFRNDVFLERAIVGERLRLAMGLPYRSAAEHAPLSDNIEAADQDETYYTPPLINVIKFACNGCKEKQVLVTEGCQGCLAHPCVEVCPKDAIRLDRYNGRSVIDQDKCIKCGRCVDVCAYHAIIKQERPCAAACGMNAIHSDVNGKADIDYEKCVSCGMCLVNCPFGAIADKSQIFQVIRAIQSGERVYAAVAPAFVGQFGPKVTPGKLRAAMKQLGFADIFEVAIGADLCATQEAEDFIREVPESLPFMATSCCPAWSVMAKKLFPDYARCVSMALTPMTLTARLIKKDHPHGKVVFIGPCAAKKLEAMRKSVRSEVDFVLTFEEMAGIFDAKHLDLATIQEDPDGVNDASADGRNFAVSGGVAQAVVNVIRERFPERDIQVASAEGLQECRKLMTGAVAGKYPGYLLEGMACPGGCVAGAGTMQPILRSKTAVNQYARQAKHKTSNETEHIKELDKLVD from the coding sequence ATGCGAGGCGTAGAGACCCGTATCCAGGAGATTCGGCATCGGATCTTCCGGGAAGTGGCCCGGATGGCGTACCATACCGAGTGGCCGGTGGACAAGAGGATTGAGGCACTCCCTTATAAGATCATTCCGGGCGAGGTGGGCAACTTCCGCAACGACGTGTTCCTGGAGCGCGCCATCGTGGGCGAGCGCCTGCGGCTGGCCATGGGCCTGCCCTACCGCAGCGCCGCCGAGCACGCCCCCCTGTCGGACAACATCGAGGCGGCGGACCAGGATGAGACCTACTACACTCCGCCTCTCATCAATGTGATCAAGTTCGCCTGCAACGGCTGCAAGGAGAAGCAGGTGCTGGTGACCGAGGGCTGCCAGGGCTGCCTGGCTCACCCCTGTGTGGAGGTCTGCCCCAAGGATGCCATCCGGCTGGACCGCTATAACGGCCGGTCGGTCATCGACCAGGACAAGTGCATCAAATGCGGCCGCTGCGTGGATGTGTGCGCCTATCACGCCATCATCAAGCAGGAGCGGCCCTGCGCCGCGGCCTGCGGCATGAATGCCATTCACTCCGACGTCAATGGCAAGGCCGATATCGACTATGAAAAGTGTGTCTCCTGCGGGATGTGCCTGGTGAATTGCCCCTTCGGCGCCATCGCCGACAAGTCCCAGATTTTCCAGGTCATCCGGGCCATTCAGTCGGGCGAGCGGGTCTATGCCGCGGTAGCCCCCGCCTTTGTGGGCCAGTTCGGGCCCAAGGTGACTCCGGGCAAGCTCCGCGCCGCCATGAAGCAGTTGGGCTTTGCCGACATCTTCGAGGTGGCCATCGGCGCCGACCTGTGCGCCACCCAGGAGGCCGAGGACTTCATCCGGGAGGTGCCCGAGTCCCTTCCCTTCATGGCCACCTCCTGCTGCCCGGCCTGGTCGGTCATGGCCAAAAAGCTCTTCCCCGACTACGCCAGGTGCGTATCCATGGCCCTGACCCCCATGACCCTGACCGCCCGGCTCATCAAGAAGGATCACCCCCACGGCAAGGTGGTCTTTATCGGGCCCTGCGCCGCCAAAAAGCTGGAGGCCATGCGCAAAAGTGTCCGCAGCGAGGTGGACTTTGTTCTCACTTTTGAGGAGATGGCCGGCATTTTCGACGCCAAGCACCTGGACCTGGCCACCATCCAGGAGGACCCGGACGGCGTCAACGACGCCTCGGCCGACGGGCGGAACTTTGCCGTCTCCGGCGGCGTGGCCCAGGCGGTGGTGAACGTGATCCGGGAGCGATTCCCCGAACGGGATATCCAGGTGGCCAGCGCCGAGGGGCTGCAGGAGTGCCGGAAGCTGATGACGGGGGCCGTGGCGGGCAAATACCCCGGCTACCTGCTGGAGGGCATGGCCTGCCCCGGTGGGTGCGTGGCGGGTGCGGGCACCATGCAGCCCATCCTGCGGTCCAAGACGGCGGTGAACCAGTACGCCAGGCAGGCCAAGCACAAGACCTCCAACGAGACGGAGCATATCAAGGAGCTGGATAAGCTGGTGGACTGA